The DNA region AGAAGGAAATCATCACGCTGGGCATCATTGCCCAACATGGCCCCATCGGCGCACCCGCGCTCACGCAGGCCTTGCAGCTGCGCCAGGAAGAACGGCTCCGGTCCTGGCTGGGCCGCCTGGTAGAATGGGAAATTGTGCTGGCCCGCGGGGTGAAAAAGAGCACCGAATACCTGGTGAATCCCAAAGCCTACGCGGCCGCCAATCTCGACGTAAAGCCCAGCCTGAAAACGATGGAGCCGCACCGGCTGCGGGCCTTAATTGAAGAAGACTTGCGGGCTTACCCTGACAGTTCAATAGCGCAGATTCATCGGCGGCTGGAGGAACTACCCCTGCTGGAAATAAGGCGCGAAGTGTACGGTATGGTAGAAGAAGGACGAGTTATTCCTAGCCTGGGAGGCACCCGAAGTCGCCGCTATTCACTGCCATAAAAAAAACAACTAAAAAACAAATAGAAAACAAAATTGCGTTTCTAGCTTGGAAACGCAGTTTCAGTTGTTTTCTCTTATGACAAAATGTATTACAATGTAATACAACAACCCCTCCTCAACATGCGCCAGCCTACCCTCAATGCCACCGCCCAATCCCTTGTTCAACGCGTCTGGGGCTACGCGACCGTACTCCGCGACGACGGCGTGGGCTACGGCGACTACGTGGAGCAAATCACTTACCTACTGTTTCTGAAGATGGCCGACGAGCAGGCCGGTGCGCCCAACGCGCCCGCCGTGCCCGAGGGGAAAGACTGGGCCAGCCTGCGCCACCTCGAAGGCGACGCGCTGGAAGTGCAGTACCGCCACCTGCTCACCGACCTGGGCAAGGAGCCCGGCATGCTGGGCGTCATCTTCAAGAAGGCCCAGAACAAGATTCAGAACCCCGCCCGCCTCAAGCACCTGCTGGCCCTGATTGACCGCGAAAACTGGTCGGGTCTGGGCTTCGACGTGAAGGGTGAGATTTACGAAGGCCTGCTGCAAAAGAACGCCGAGGACGTGAAGGGCGGCGCGGGCCAGTACTTCACGCCGCGCCCGCTCATCCAAGCCATCGTGGAGGCCGTGGCCCCTACCCCTGGCCAGACCATCTGCGACCCCGCCTGCGGCACCGCCGGCTTCCTGCTGGTGGCCCGCGACTACCTCGTGGACACCTACGGGGCCGAAATGGACCGCGAGCAGCTCAAGTTCCTGCGCGACCATACCTTCCACGGCACCGACATCGTGGACTCGGTGGTGCGCCTGGCCGCCATGAACCTCTACCTGCACGGCGTCGGTTCGACCGAAAGCCCGGTCAAAAACCAGGATTCCCTGCTCTCCGACCCCGGCGAGCGCTACGACTTCATCCTGGCTAACCCGCCCTTCGGCAAGAAGAGCAGTATCACGGTGATGAGCGAGGAGGGCCAGACCAGCAAAGACACGCTCAGCTATGAGCGCACCGACTTCGTGGCCACCACCAGCAACAAGCAGCTCAACTTCGTTCAGCACATCTACACCATTCTCAAGGTAGGCGGCACCGCCGCCGTGGTGCTGCCCGACAACGTGCTCTTCGAGGGCGGGGCCGGCGAAACCATCCGCCGCAAGCTCTTGCAGGATTGCAACGTGCACACGCTGCTGCGCCTGCCCACCGGCATTTTCTACGCCCAGGGTGTAAAGGCCAACGTCATCTTCTTTGAGAAGCACGCCGCCGCCGAGCAGGCCCAAACCAAGGACCTTTGGGTATACGACCTGCGCACCAACCAGCACTTCACCCCCAAGGGCAACCCGCTCACGCTCACGCACCTCCAAGACTTCATCGCCTGCTACGGGAAACCCGGCCAACGCGCCCAGCGCCAGGAAACCGACCAGTTTCACCGCTACGACCTGGCCCAGCTGCTGGCCCGCGACAAAATAAACCTCGACATCTTCTGGCTGAAGGACGACGCGCTGGAAGACAGCGCTACCCTACCCGCGCCCGATGTGCTGGCCCTGGAAATCACCGAGAACCTGCAAGCCGCGCTGGCGCAGTTTGCCAGCATTGCCGAGGAGTTAGAGGAAGTCGCATGAACCCAGCGTTCGACCAGCGGGTTGCCCGGTTACCGGGATACTTGGCGCAGCTCATCGCCCAAATCCCGCGTACCCGCCTTGCCCTGGGCCAAGACCTGCCGGCCGCTGGGGTGTACGCGTTCTACGAGCACGGCCATGCGCAGTACGTGGGCCGCACCGGACGGCTACGGCAGCGGCTCCTGGAACACGGCGGCAACGCTTCCAGCCACTACAGCGCATCGTTTGCCTTTTTGCTGGCCCGCGAGGCCGCTCAGGGCCTCGCCATTGACCTAGACCGGCCCCGCCATGTGCTGCAACGCTGTCCGCTGTTCGGGCCGTTGTTCACAGCTGCCAAAGCGCGCGTAGCCGGCATGGAAATCCGCTGGATCGCGGTAGCCGATGACGTTGAACAAACCTTATTTGAGGTATACGCGGCTTTGGCGTTGAACACGCCCCACAACCACTTCAATCCATCATAGAAGTAGTGGATTGGCGTCAGGATACTGTCCAGGGGAGGAATAGCGGAGCTATAACGAATGCTGTAGAAGGTGTGCTTGGCCTTGGCTTTGACTAAGGCCAAACACGGTGCGATAGCTGCTTACTAACTCAAGATGAGTGGTCGAACGCCATGCTAACAGGTACTCCAATAAAGGTTAGCCAAAAAAGCTCAAAAAAAGCATCTCTACGCGCTGGAAAAGCCTTCGTCAAAACCATCCAATAAGGGCCCCTGGGCGGCGGCCAGCGTCGAGCGGCTTTCGGCCACCTGGCGCAAGCCTATGGCGCGGCAGGCTGCCTACTAACGCAGAGGTTTCGGAGGAGGGGCTTTTCCCGTAGGGCCGGGAAATTACCCCTCCTAGGCGCTCCTGTTTTACGCGACTCCCTGCCTATAGCCCCGTCCCGGCTACGGCGTCACGTTGAAAAAGTGGCCCACCACGGCCGTCAGGCCCAGGGCCAGGGCGCCCCAGAAGGTCACGCGGACCGCGGCGCGCAGCATCCCCGAACCGCCCACGTAGGCGGCCAGCACCCCCAGCACCGCCAAAAACAGCAGGGCCGTGGCCGAAACCGTCCAGACCAACCCGGCCGGGGGAGCCAGCAAGATGGTAGCCAGCGGCAAGGCCGCTCCCACCGTGAAAGAAGCCGCCGACGCCAGCGCGGCCTGGATGGGCTTGGCGGCAATAGTTTCAGAGATGCCGAGCTCCTCGCGGGCGTGGGTGCCCAGTGCGTCGTGGGCCATGAGCTGCTGCGCCACCTGGGCGGCCAACGCGGGGGCCAAGCCACGCCCCACGTAGAGGTCGGCCATCTCCTGCTGCTCAGCTTGCGGGTCAGTGCGCAGCTCTTCCTGCTCGCGGTCCAGGTCGGCCTGCTCCGAATCGGCCTGGGAGCTGACGGACACGTACTCCCCGGTGGCCATCGACATGGCCCCGGCCACCAGGCCCGCTACGCCGGCCACCAGCACGTTGTGGGCCGAGGCGTGGGCCGCCGCCACGCCCACCACCAGACTGGACGTGGAAATAATGCCGTCGTTGGCCCCCAGCACCGCGGCCCGCAGCCAGCCAATTCGTTGGGTATGATGCTGCTCGATGTGTCGCATAGGCCAGGTGGTTCAAGAGGAAGGGCTTTGCTCCGGCCCGCGCCCGCGCCGCCAGCGGCCAACGGAAGGGACCCGAAAGCGCGCCTGGTAAAAAATGACACGGGGGAGCAGTTTGAGAAGAAGACCAGTTGGCCGCGGCAGGTGGGTGGCTTGGCGCCCCCACGCCCAGGGGTTTGTCGGGCCTAAAACGGGCGGGAAGGAAAAAGGGAGGCGGTCCAGATAAAGCAGACTGAATCAAGCCTTACTGAAAAGCTAGAAAAGCCGTTCATTTGGAACCACCTTTATAAGGATTCAGCGCCAACTTATAATTATAAAATTCTGACTATCATTACTAAGTGTTTCAGTAAAATCTTAATTTCGGCGTATTTAAGACTAATAAATAAAAATGTAAATATAAATAAATTATATATTTTTTAACGTGCAAAAAATAGGCTTGTTAACCGGTTTTTTTGCATGTTAGGGCTACTTCGAGTTGTTATCCTGTGAGATTAAGTAGCGCACGTAAGCTGCAAAAGATAATCCTAATGACTTTGCTTTCGCTACCGCAACCGCATAAAGCTCGTCCGACATCCGAACTTGATAGGGCGGCTTAGCTTTCTTCTCCATTGCGCAAATATAAAATGCACGAACGACATCTGAATTTTGTATGTTGTTTGTATATTTGTGTCGCTCATGTAGAGCAGCCTATCGCGTAGTGAGCAGAAAGAGGCCAGCCGCTGTCGCGACTGACCTCCGATGTAGCACCTGTTTGCAGCAGGCACTACGGCTGGGTCATTGACAACCCAACTCCAAAAATACATGGCAAACCATGTAATCGGGACAAGTACGCTCCACAGCGTCCTCCCATCCTGCCTGGGCGAACTACGCCAGCACGTCCTAGCCATCCTTCTCGGCAACCCGCTTTTCAGCGAAGCGGAACACTTACGGGCCAACCACTTCGTCCACGAGTGCGAGGACGTGCCTCGGCTCACCCGCTGGCACGCCAACGTCCTGGCCGAAATTGCCCGCCGCTTAGCCGCCGCTGCCCATCAGCGCAGCCAGGACGCCCTGCGCACTACGCTATGCCACATGCGCTCGGCCAGCTTCCGGGGCTACCGCCCGCGCCAACCCCAACCCGCCCCCGCCTGGGTACCCGGCGCGCCCCTGCCCGACCACGCCGACCGCCGCGCCGGCACCTTCGACCGCCGCGCGGCCGCTCGCTTCCAACCGGCTGACTCCCTGACGCTCGCTCACTTGCTTCCCAATCCGGCCCGATGAGCGACCGCCGCGACCTCCGCCACCTGCGCCGCGCCCGCCACCTGGCCAAGCGCCAGCAGCGCCAACTAGCTACCCTGGAGCTGGCCGGCCTCACCGCCGTCACCCTGCACACCCACGACCAGCAGCTGACCATCGCCATCGAGCGCCTCACCGGCGCGCCCCTTGTGGACGTGCTTCGCGAAGCCCTGCGCGAGCGCCGGCAAGCCTGCGCAGCCGAGGCTCGGCAGGTCCGCCGGGACTGGCTGGAGGGCGAAAAGTTGGACGGCCGACTGGCTCCTCCCGCGCCGCCCCCCCTGCCTTAGCTGCCCCTTCGTGTGCGACTCGCTATTCCTTCCCCCGCTGGCTGGCCAGGAGGCCGCCCCGCCGTGTCCCTTTCGCTCCGATTACTCCGCTACTATGCTTTCCCCCCCTGCCTCCCCGCTGCCCTATGCGCAGGCCACCCCCGCCCAGCGCATGCAGGCTCTGCTCGCGCTGCGCCAGCGGCTGCGTCATCACTTCCCTACCCTGTCCGAGCGGGCCTTCACCCGCGCCCTGGACGAGTTTCGGCCCGACCTGCTCCGGCGGGGGCCGCAGCTGGCTTTCCGGCCCCAGGACCTCACCCAGCTCGTGCAGCACCTGGCCACCAGTCCGGAGCTGCCCCTGCTGGACCCGCCCCGCTACGGGCTGCCGGCTTTGGACCTGGCCCAGTACGTGCTGCACACTAGTGAACTGGCCGTGCAGGCGCTGGCCGAGCTGGTAGCCCCCGGGATAGGTTGCGGCCCCCGCCTGCGGGCCCTGCTTCAGCGTCTGGCCTACCCCTACCCCCTAGCCGAGCGTATCGTGCAGGCCTGGCGCTGGGACCTGGCTAGTAGTCCCGCGCTGCCCGCGGGACTGCCCGGTGGGGGCCCCGCTCCCGGCAGCGCCGAGGTGCAGCGCCTGCTGCGCCGGTTGG from Hymenobacter psoromatis includes:
- a CDS encoding HsdM family class I SAM-dependent methyltransferase, whose product is MRQPTLNATAQSLVQRVWGYATVLRDDGVGYGDYVEQITYLLFLKMADEQAGAPNAPAVPEGKDWASLRHLEGDALEVQYRHLLTDLGKEPGMLGVIFKKAQNKIQNPARLKHLLALIDRENWSGLGFDVKGEIYEGLLQKNAEDVKGGAGQYFTPRPLIQAIVEAVAPTPGQTICDPACGTAGFLLVARDYLVDTYGAEMDREQLKFLRDHTFHGTDIVDSVVRLAAMNLYLHGVGSTESPVKNQDSLLSDPGERYDFILANPPFGKKSSITVMSEEGQTSKDTLSYERTDFVATTSNKQLNFVQHIYTILKVGGTAAVVLPDNVLFEGGAGETIRRKLLQDCNVHTLLRLPTGIFYAQGVKANVIFFEKHAAAEQAQTKDLWVYDLRTNQHFTPKGNPLTLTHLQDFIACYGKPGQRAQRQETDQFHRYDLAQLLARDKINLDIFWLKDDALEDSATLPAPDVLALEITENLQAALAQFASIAEELEEVA
- a CDS encoding VIT1/CCC1 transporter family protein, which encodes MRHIEQHHTQRIGWLRAAVLGANDGIISTSSLVVGVAAAHASAHNVLVAGVAGLVAGAMSMATGEYVSVSSQADSEQADLDREQEELRTDPQAEQQEMADLYVGRGLAPALAAQVAQQLMAHDALGTHAREELGISETIAAKPIQAALASAASFTVGAALPLATILLAPPAGLVWTVSATALLFLAVLGVLAAYVGGSGMLRAAVRVTFWGALALGLTAVVGHFFNVTP
- a CDS encoding MJ0042-type zinc finger domain-containing protein produces the protein MLFVYLCRSCRAAYRVVSRKRPAAVATDLRCSTCLQQALRLGH